A window of the Eremothecium cymbalariae DBVPG#7215 chromosome 5, complete sequence genome harbors these coding sequences:
- a CDS encoding transglycosylase (similar to Ashbya gossypii AGR318C) → MTRLESIIVLVITYIDLVTAVASVCNPLSATASCQPNTALATGISETFETESRDFSNYTTSGRIEYGSEGVSFTLNKRWDNPALMSNFYIMFGKVEVVLKAASGTGIVSSFYLQSDALDEIDFEWLGGDRKQFQTNFFSKGDVTTYARGAFHPVNDSQAFHTYAIDWRMDQTIWYLDGKVVRTLSNTTYDGYPQTPMRIYMGIWAGGDPSNQPGTIQWAGGLTDYSKVPFVSSVKKVLVTDYSTGEKYVYTDKTGTWNSIKSEKGVIYGRFDEASAEFDFLLSEGDDEEHDEEHDNGNDNGDDSGDDSGDDNGDCDDDENDNEAQDTLSESSGVEGTLKGAHDGQCTRRSGRPSHPGSPRTFGPPRPAYVFPNSNGGIAGSNYDGESDYDGGSSSGNNSRNTTGDGSTFRNTSSSQPTSASNQNFNNSGSTPMSGLSNIISARAVTIEIYLLSLGIILLLP, encoded by the coding sequence ATGACGCGTTTAGAGAGCATAATTGTTTTGGTAATTACATATATTGATTTGGTGACGGCAGTGGCCTCTGTATGCAATCCATTATCTGCAACAGCTTCATGCCAGCCGAACACTGCGCTAGCTACAGGGATTTCAGAAACCTTCGAGACTGAATCCCGAGATTTCTCCAATTATACCACTTCGGGGCGTATTGAATATGGGTCTGAAGGAGTATCATTTACATTAAACAAAAGGTGGGACAACCCTGCATTAATGTCCAACTTCTATATCATGTTTGGGAAAGTAGAAGTTGTGTTGAAGGCAGCGTCGGGAACCGGCATTGTTTCTTCATTCTACTTGCAGAGTGACGCGTTGGACGAAATAGATTTCGAGTGGCTAGGTGGGGACCGTAAGCAGTTTCAGACCAACTTCTTCTCAAAGGGCGATGTAACGACATATGCGCGGGGCGCTTTCCATCCTGTAAACGACAGCCAGGCCTTCCACACATACGCGATTGACTGGAGGATGGATCAAACCATTTGGTACCTGGACGGCAAAGTGGTAAGAACCTTGTCGAACACCACGTACGATGGATACCCCCAGACCCCAATGAGAATCTATATGGGCATATGGGCTGGCGGCGATCCGTCCAATCAGCCGGGTACTATCCAATGGGCTGGTGGGTTGACTGACTATAGCAAAGTCCCATTCGTCTCTTCTGTGAAGAAGGTGCTGGTCACAGATTACTCTACAGGTGAAAAATACGTGTACACAGACAAGACTGGTACTTGGAACTCTATCAAGTCTGAAAAAGGTGTCATTTATGGTAGGTTTGACGAAGCTAGTGCCGAGTTTGACTTTTTGCTGTCCGAAGGCGATGACGAAGAACACGACGAGGAACACGACAATGGAAATGACAATGGCGATGACAGCGGCGATGACAGCGGCGATGACAACGGCGATTgcgatgatgatgaaaatgataaCGAAGCCCAAGATACTCTGTCTGAGTCTTCAGGTGTCGAAGGAACCTTAAAAGGCGCCCATGACGGACAATGTACCAGAAGATCCGGTCGTCCTAGTCATCCAGGGTCTCCCCGAACGTTTGGTCCGCCTCGACCAGCTTATGTTTTCCCAAACAGTAACGGTGGTATCGCAGGATCGAATTATGATGGAGAATCGGACTATGATGGAGGTTCAAGTTCGGGAAATAATAGTAGAAACACTACCGGCGATGGGTCGACATTCAGGAACACTTCCAGTTCCCAACCCACCTCAGCATCTAAccaaaatttcaacaacagcGGTAGCACGCCCATGTCAGGCCTGTCAAACATTATAAGTGCGCGTGCAGTAACTATCGAAATATATCTACTATCATTGGGAATCATCCTGTTGTTACCGTAA
- the RPC17 gene encoding DNA-directed RNA polymerase III subunit RPC17 (similar to Ashbya gossypii AGR317C), whose protein sequence is MKIEAARDAFISDYEVLKFMSQLQRKHNWLFDDTDKKTTKKTKQYNHPELESITRDLVNYLTTNKNPDPEDPETGTTRPAKAGITKLNDATFTKLMHALNQLALFKAEKLQIVNQLPTNIVHLYSIVEECDNRFSEDQIKTILLAVQEAAQL, encoded by the coding sequence ATGAAGATAGAAGCCGCCAGGGACGCATTCATCAGCGACTACGAGGTCCTCAAATTTATGTCCCAGCTCCAAAGAAAACACAACTGGCTTTTCGATGACACCGACAAGAAaactacaaaaaaaaccaaacaaTACAACCATCCAGAGCTGGAGTCCATCACCAGAGATTTAGTAAACTACCTGAccacaaacaaaaacccaGACCCGGAGGACCCGGAAACGGGAACCACCCGCCCTGCCAAAGCTGGCATCACAAAACTAAATGACGCCACTTTTACAAAACTAATGCATGCGCTAAACCAGCTGGCCCTCTTCAAAGCTGAAAAACTGCAGATCGTCAACCAACTCCCAACAAACATAGTCCATCTCTACTCCATCGTCGAGGAATGTGACAACCGTTTCAGCGAAgaccaaataaaaacaatccTCCTTGCTGTTCAGGAAGCCGCCCAACTGTAA
- the FAR3 gene encoding Far3p (similar to Ashbya gossypii ADR125W), with the protein MDTFSDSFDYILQLTKTLSSQSWNNRQETLKIERLLKRLAKQTYIPYEQFIIEPSEETKETYNQLSKQSEEEYLIKENYKLIYLIEQQEYLDAKLWTLISQINELIVSIRNFIIEQKSARPKAEFEFIEKNLIKRIQHLNESEEKLRSSKETSIPIVEMLLKELVITCSEIDWKTVPQGTKSFQRLLHRIKKVEETHNVTLIPPI; encoded by the coding sequence ATGGACACTTTTAGTGATAGCTTTGATTATATACTGCAACTCACCAAGACATTGAGTTCACAGTCTTGGAACAACAGACAGGAAACTCTGAAAATAGAACGGTTACTCAAGAGATTAGCGAAACAAACCTATATACCATATGAGCAGTTTATTATCGAGCCTAGTGAAGAAACGAAGGAGACATACAACCAACTATCTAAGCAGTCTGAGGAAGAATACTTGATTAAGGAGAACTACAAACTAATTTATCTTATAGAACAGCAAGAATATTTAGATGCAAAACTTTGGACTCTAATAAGTCAGATTAACGAGCTGATAGTTTCCATTAGGAACTTTATCATTGAACAAAAGTCAGCTCGTCCAAAAGCTGAGTTTGAATTCATagaaaagaatttaataaaaagGATCCAACACTTAAATGAGAGCGAGGAAAAGTTAAGGTCATCGAAAGAGACTTCAATTCCAATTGTCGAGATGCTTCTTAAAGAGTTAGTGATTACATGCAGCGAAATTGACTGGAAAACAGTGCCCCAAGGAACCAAGagttttcaaagattgCTACACAGAatcaaaaaagttgaagaaacacATAATGTTACATTAATTCCACctatataa